The following are from one region of the Coffea eugenioides isolate CCC68of chromosome 2, Ceug_1.0, whole genome shotgun sequence genome:
- the LOC113762871 gene encoding ras-related protein RABD1, whose protein sequence is MSNEYDYLFKLLLIGDSSVGKSCLLLRFADDSYVDSYISTIGVDFKIRTVELDGKTIKLQIWDTAGQERFRTITSSYYRGAHGIIIVYDVTEMESFNNVKQWLNEIDRYANDSVCKLLVGNKCDLVENKVVDTQTAKAFADELGIPFLETSAKDSINVEQAFLTMASEIKKKMGNQPSASKKATSTVQIKGQPIEQKSNCCG, encoded by the exons ATGAGTAACGAATA CGATTATTTGTTCAAGCTACTTCTAATCGGCGACTCATCTGTCGGCAAATCTTGTCTTCTTCTCCGATTCGCT GATGACTCTTACGTGGATAGTTACATCAGCACTATCGGAGTTGATTTT AAAATTAGGACTGTGGAGCTGGATGGAAAGACAATCAAGCTGCAAATT TGGGATACTGCTGGCCAGGAGCGTTTCAGGACTATAACCAGCAGCTACTATCGTGGAGCTCATGGAATAATA ATTGTGTATGATGTAACGGAGATGGAAAGCTTCAACAACGTTAAGCAGTGGTTGAATGAGATTGATAGATACGCTAATGATAGTGTGTGCAAGCTTCTGGTGGGGAACAAATGCGATTTAGTTGAGAACAAGGTTGTTGATACCCAGACTGCAAAG gCATTTGCAGATGAGCTTGGGATCCCATTTCTTGAGACCAGTGCGAAGGATTCTATTAATGTGGAGCAGGCTTTCTTAACTATGGCTAGCGAGATTAAGAAAAA AATGGGTAACCAGCCATCTGCAAGCAAGAAGGCAACAAGCACTGTTCAGATTAAGGGGCAGCCAATTGAGCAGAAAAGCAACTGTTGTGGTTAA
- the LOC113762344 gene encoding glucuronoxylan 4-O-methyltransferase 1, whose protein sequence is MRPKTQNPLNIKLLMLGVFIAFFLLFVLRSSFSSSNQSPIPTLPRPLSGPLKDEKISNCSPSCNKIPSTLAQAIIHYSTSSIIPQQTLKEISVTSKILEKKSPCNFLVFGLGHDSLMWSALNSGGRTIFLEEDESWIEQIKRRFPMLESYHVSYDSKVNQADELLEVGKGPECTPVADPRYSMCQLALKGLPSEVYEIKWDLIMVDAPTGYYDEAPGRMTAIYTAGMMARNREDGVTDVFVHDVNRDVEDKFSRAFLCDAYVKKQEGRIRHFRIPSYRSNLNQPFCP, encoded by the coding sequence ATGAGGCCTAAGACCCAAAATCCCCTTAACATAAAGCTTCTAATGCTTGGCGTTTTTATCgcttttttccttctctttgtCTTGAGATCAAGCTTTTCATCCTCCAATCAAAGTCCAATCCCAACTCTTCCAAGACCCTTGAGTGGTCCTTTGAAAGATGAGAAGATTTCAAACTGTTCGCCGTCTTGCAACAAAATCCCGTCCACCTTAGCTCAAGCCATCATTCACTATTCAACCTCCTCCATCATTCCACAGCAAACGCTGAAAGAGATCTCAGTAACCTCCAAGATTTTGGAGAAGAAGTCCCCTTGTAATTTCCTTGTGTTCGGGCTAGGCCACGACAGCCTTATGTGGAGCGCGCTCAACTCTGGTGGACGGACTATTTTCCTCGAAGAAGACGAGTCCTGGATTGAGCAAATTAAGAGAAGATTTCCAATGCTAGAGTCGTATCATGTTAGCTATGATAGCAAAGTGAATCAGGCAGATGAGCTGTTGGAGGTGGGCAAAGGGCCCGAGTGCACACCTGTTGCTGATCCCAGATACTCAATGTGCCAGCTTGCCTTAAAGGGCTTGCCTAGTGAAGTTTATGAGATAAAATGGGATTTGATCATGGTTGATGCTCCAACAGGTTACTATGACGAAGCTCCAGGGAGAATGACAGCCATATACACAGCCGGGATGATGGCGAGGAATCGAGAAGATGGAGTAACTGATGTTTTTGTGCATGACGTGAATAGAGATGTTGAAGATAAGTTCTCCAGGGCCTTCTTGTGTGATGCATACGTGAAGAAACAAGAAGGAAGGATAAGGCATTTTAGAATCCCAAGTTATAGGAGTAACTTGAACCAGCCCTTCTGCCCGTGA
- the LOC113757447 gene encoding probable serine/threonine-protein kinase At1g09600 isoform X2 — protein sequence MNRRLQKFWRAMGCVCSKGAYISKNRGRDKESKKASSKRFIASSRKEEVVVEVDNGANDATARLISTENVEKSAGSTPPSRDEAEKTSAVVENSMVPQMPETGAFGGGMSGREPQMSRIFSVRNGVDGAQTVAGWPSWLTAVAGEAIKGWIPRKADSFEKLDKIGQGTYSSVYRARDLETGKVVALKKVRFVNMDPESVRFMAREILILRRLDHPNVMRLEGLVTSRVSCNLYLVFEYMEHDLAGLAASPKIQFTEPQVKCYMQQLLRGLEHCHNRGVLHRDIKGSNLLIDNDGNLKIGDFGLATFFRANQKQPLTSRVVTLWYRPPELLLGSTDYGAAVDLWSSGCILAELFAGKPIMPGRTEVEQLHKIFKLCGSPSEEYWKKSKLPHATIFKPQHPYKRSVGETFKDFPPSALTLLDSLLAFEPERRGSATSALESEFFTTKPLPCAPSSLPKYPPSKEFDAKIRDEEARRQKAAGSKGRGIESYRKGSKESKAVPAPDANAELLTSMQKWQAQSNPKSISEKYNHEEDGGSGFPIEPSRPSLNKESRMQIPNKSQGTAAKLSRFSNSVAAHGSSHLDLSGEGSTHPQWMEERLNDSGSTCHLLGGTSSSHKKDEQAYRKEFNGGYALKKSRIHYSGPLLPPGGNIEEMLKEHEKQIQNAVRKARIDKNKNTKTYADNGQTELLLQYVGNGR from the exons ATGAACAGGAGACTGCAAAAATTTTGGCGGGCCATGGGTTGCGTTTGCTCTAAAGGTGCTTATATAAGTAAGAATCGTGGCAGAGATAAAGAGTCTAAAAAGGCTTCATCTAAAAGATTTATTGCATCCTCTAGAAAGGAGGAAGTAGTCGTGGAGGTTGACAATGGTGCAAATGACGCAACTGCTAGGTTGATATCGACAGAGAATGTTGAGAAAAGTGCAGGCTCAACGCCTCCTTCTCGGGATGAGGCAGAGAAAACATCTGCAGTGGTTGAGAACTCTATGGTGCCTCAGATGCCAGAAACTGGTGCATTTGGAGGTGGAATGAGCGGAAGAGAACCCCAAATGTCTAGGATATTTAGTGTTCGAAATGGAGTTGATGGGGCACAAACCGTCGCTGGATGGCCATCGTGGCTTACAGCAGTGGCTGGGGAAGCTATCAAAGGTTGGATACCTCGAAAGGCTGACTCATTTGAGAAGTTGGACAAG ATAGGTCAAGGGACATATAGCAGTGTATACAGAGCCCGTGACCTTGAAACCGGAAAAGTAGTTGCGCTGAAGAAGGTGAGGTTCGTCAACATGGATCCAGAAAGTGTCCGATTTATGGCTAGAGAAATCCTTATTCTGCGTAGGCTGGATCACCCAAATGTCATGAGGTTGGAAGGTCTGGTTACTTCGAGGGTCTCTTGCAATTTATATCTTGTTTTCGAGTATATGGAGCATGATCTTGCTGGTCTTGCTGCATCGCCAAAAATTCAATTCACTGAACCACAG GTTAAATGCTACATGCAACAACTTCTTCGAGGACTTGAACACTGCCATAATCGTGGGGTTCTACACCGGGACATCAAAGGTTCAAATCTCCTAATTGATAATGATGGAAACCTTAAGATTGGTGATTTTGGTTTGGCAACCTTTTTCCGTGCTAATCAGAAGCAGCCCTTGACAAGTCGTGTAGTGACCTTGTGGTATCGGCCTCCTGAGCTCTTGCTTGGATCTACAGATTATGGAGCAGCCGTAGATTTATGGAGTTCTGGTTGCATTCTAGCAGAACTCTTTGCTGGCAAACCTATAATGCCGGGAAGAACAGAG GTGGAACAGCTGCATAAAATATTTAAACTTTGTGGCTCACCATCTGAGGAATATTGGAAGAAGTCTAAACTGCCACATGCTACAATTTTTAAACCTCAACATCCTTACAAGCGTTCTGTGGGTGAGACATTCAAGGATTTTCCACCTTCAGCATTGACACTTCTAGATTCTCTTCTTGCTTTTGAACCTGAACGTCGGGGATCTGCAACTTCTGCACTTGAAAGTGAG TTCTTCACAACAAAGCCTCTTCCTTGTGCGCCCTCAAGTTTGCCAAAGTATCCACCAAGCAAAGAATTTGATGCTAAGATTCGAGATGAAGAAGCTAGAAg GCAAAAAGCTGCTGGCAGTAAAGGACGTGGGATTGAATCTTACAGAAAAGGTTCCAAAGAATCCAAAGCTGTCCCAGCACCGGATGCTAATGCTGAGCTGCTGACATCCATGCAG AAATGGCAGGCTCAATCGAACCCCAAAAGCATTAGTGAGAAGTATAATCATGAAGAAGATGGTGGTTCTGGCTTCCCAATTGAACCATCCAGACCATCTTTAAATAAAG AGTCTAGAATGCAAATACCAAACAAATCCCAAGGAACAGCTGCAAAGTTGTCTAGGTTCTCCAACTCAGTTGCAGCTCATGGCAGTTCTCACCTTGATCTTAGTGGAGAGGGTAGTACCCATCCTCAATGGATGGAGGAGCGCCTAAATGATTCTGGTTCAACATGCCATCTGCTGGGAGGGACGAGTTCGTCACACAAGAAGGATGAACAGGCATACAGAAAGGAATTTAATGGG GGTTACGCTCTGAAGAAGTCGAGGATTCACTACTCTGGACCATTGCTTCCCCCTGGAGGAAATATTGAGGAAATGCTCAAAGAACATGAGAAACAAATACAAAATGCAGTTCGGAAAGCTCGTATTGACAAAAATAAGAACACAAAAACCTATGCTGATAATGGACAGACAGAACTGTTGCTGCAGTATGTAGGGAATGGCCGGTGA
- the LOC113757447 gene encoding probable serine/threonine-protein kinase At1g09600 isoform X1 yields MNRRLQKFWRAMGCVCSKGAYISKNRGRDKESKKASSKRFIASSRKEEVVVEVDNGANDATARLISTENVEKSAGSTPPSRDEAEKTSAVVENSMVPQMPETGAFGGGMSGREPQMSRIFSVRNGVDGAQTVAGWPSWLTAVAGEAIKGWIPRKADSFEKLDKIGQGTYSSVYRARDLETGKVVALKKVRFVNMDPESVRFMAREILILRRLDHPNVMRLEGLVTSRVSCNLYLVFEYMEHDLAGLAASPKIQFTEPQVKCYMQQLLRGLEHCHNRGVLHRDIKGSNLLIDNDGNLKIGDFGLATFFRANQKQPLTSRVVTLWYRPPELLLGSTDYGAAVDLWSSGCILAELFAGKPIMPGRTEVEQLHKIFKLCGSPSEEYWKKSKLPHATIFKPQHPYKRSVGETFKDFPPSALTLLDSLLAFEPERRGSATSALESEFFTTKPLPCAPSSLPKYPPSKEFDAKIRDEEARRQKAAGSKGRGIESYRKGSKESKAVPAPDANAELLTSMQKWQAQSNPKSISEKYNHEEDGGSGFPIEPSRPSLNKGHLLQNGASRSSLNMDVNEAGSNINCSRYGAESRMQIPNKSQGTAAKLSRFSNSVAAHGSSHLDLSGEGSTHPQWMEERLNDSGSTCHLLGGTSSSHKKDEQAYRKEFNGGYALKKSRIHYSGPLLPPGGNIEEMLKEHEKQIQNAVRKARIDKNKNTKTYADNGQTELLLQYVGNGR; encoded by the exons ATGAACAGGAGACTGCAAAAATTTTGGCGGGCCATGGGTTGCGTTTGCTCTAAAGGTGCTTATATAAGTAAGAATCGTGGCAGAGATAAAGAGTCTAAAAAGGCTTCATCTAAAAGATTTATTGCATCCTCTAGAAAGGAGGAAGTAGTCGTGGAGGTTGACAATGGTGCAAATGACGCAACTGCTAGGTTGATATCGACAGAGAATGTTGAGAAAAGTGCAGGCTCAACGCCTCCTTCTCGGGATGAGGCAGAGAAAACATCTGCAGTGGTTGAGAACTCTATGGTGCCTCAGATGCCAGAAACTGGTGCATTTGGAGGTGGAATGAGCGGAAGAGAACCCCAAATGTCTAGGATATTTAGTGTTCGAAATGGAGTTGATGGGGCACAAACCGTCGCTGGATGGCCATCGTGGCTTACAGCAGTGGCTGGGGAAGCTATCAAAGGTTGGATACCTCGAAAGGCTGACTCATTTGAGAAGTTGGACAAG ATAGGTCAAGGGACATATAGCAGTGTATACAGAGCCCGTGACCTTGAAACCGGAAAAGTAGTTGCGCTGAAGAAGGTGAGGTTCGTCAACATGGATCCAGAAAGTGTCCGATTTATGGCTAGAGAAATCCTTATTCTGCGTAGGCTGGATCACCCAAATGTCATGAGGTTGGAAGGTCTGGTTACTTCGAGGGTCTCTTGCAATTTATATCTTGTTTTCGAGTATATGGAGCATGATCTTGCTGGTCTTGCTGCATCGCCAAAAATTCAATTCACTGAACCACAG GTTAAATGCTACATGCAACAACTTCTTCGAGGACTTGAACACTGCCATAATCGTGGGGTTCTACACCGGGACATCAAAGGTTCAAATCTCCTAATTGATAATGATGGAAACCTTAAGATTGGTGATTTTGGTTTGGCAACCTTTTTCCGTGCTAATCAGAAGCAGCCCTTGACAAGTCGTGTAGTGACCTTGTGGTATCGGCCTCCTGAGCTCTTGCTTGGATCTACAGATTATGGAGCAGCCGTAGATTTATGGAGTTCTGGTTGCATTCTAGCAGAACTCTTTGCTGGCAAACCTATAATGCCGGGAAGAACAGAG GTGGAACAGCTGCATAAAATATTTAAACTTTGTGGCTCACCATCTGAGGAATATTGGAAGAAGTCTAAACTGCCACATGCTACAATTTTTAAACCTCAACATCCTTACAAGCGTTCTGTGGGTGAGACATTCAAGGATTTTCCACCTTCAGCATTGACACTTCTAGATTCTCTTCTTGCTTTTGAACCTGAACGTCGGGGATCTGCAACTTCTGCACTTGAAAGTGAG TTCTTCACAACAAAGCCTCTTCCTTGTGCGCCCTCAAGTTTGCCAAAGTATCCACCAAGCAAAGAATTTGATGCTAAGATTCGAGATGAAGAAGCTAGAAg GCAAAAAGCTGCTGGCAGTAAAGGACGTGGGATTGAATCTTACAGAAAAGGTTCCAAAGAATCCAAAGCTGTCCCAGCACCGGATGCTAATGCTGAGCTGCTGACATCCATGCAG AAATGGCAGGCTCAATCGAACCCCAAAAGCATTAGTGAGAAGTATAATCATGAAGAAGATGGTGGTTCTGGCTTCCCAATTGAACCATCCAGACCATCTTTAAATAAAGGTCATTTGTTGCAAAATGGTGCTTCAAGAAGTTCCTTAAATATGGATGTAAATGAAGCCGGGTCCAACATTAATTGTTCAAGGTATGGCGCAGAGTCTAGAATGCAAATACCAAACAAATCCCAAGGAACAGCTGCAAAGTTGTCTAGGTTCTCCAACTCAGTTGCAGCTCATGGCAGTTCTCACCTTGATCTTAGTGGAGAGGGTAGTACCCATCCTCAATGGATGGAGGAGCGCCTAAATGATTCTGGTTCAACATGCCATCTGCTGGGAGGGACGAGTTCGTCACACAAGAAGGATGAACAGGCATACAGAAAGGAATTTAATGGG GGTTACGCTCTGAAGAAGTCGAGGATTCACTACTCTGGACCATTGCTTCCCCCTGGAGGAAATATTGAGGAAATGCTCAAAGAACATGAGAAACAAATACAAAATGCAGTTCGGAAAGCTCGTATTGACAAAAATAAGAACACAAAAACCTATGCTGATAATGGACAGACAGAACTGTTGCTGCAGTATGTAGGGAATGGCCGGTGA